A genome region from Christensenella minuta includes the following:
- a CDS encoding diguanylate cyclase domain-containing protein: MDTKQFLCGTTKKFWEYYLLAPSEEHFEKILASCSEQLVIIGTGKHEFYVSFDRIMRDLPANLDEAETISFEILDEWYECLEVGANVYLVYGGLWARQLPAAGEKALVDMDTRFSVLYRREEDGWKIIHLHHSIPYFDQQNGEYYPHSLSQKAREALELAEEFQRKSELDLMTGVYNQESFRRYTREALLSGQAGTLYVFDLDHFKEVNDTYGHITGDALLKLFSGLLKKYFAGDIIGRIGGDEFAVYQDAPKTRPADSVDKILRMETEYHKEAEKILGGGSIWSWSAGIGTLRNEERTFTELFDRVDKALYRAKHSNKVYCWSDKT, from the coding sequence ATGGATACCAAACAGTTCCTGTGCGGCACGACAAAAAAATTCTGGGAATACTATCTTCTGGCTCCAAGCGAAGAGCATTTTGAGAAAATTCTTGCTTCCTGTTCGGAGCAGCTCGTCATAATCGGCACGGGCAAGCATGAGTTTTATGTCTCTTTTGACCGGATCATGCGGGACCTCCCCGCCAATCTCGACGAAGCGGAAACCATAAGTTTCGAGATTCTGGACGAGTGGTATGAATGCCTGGAAGTCGGCGCAAATGTTTACCTTGTTTACGGCGGCCTGTGGGCCCGCCAGCTGCCGGCGGCTGGGGAGAAGGCGCTTGTGGACATGGATACCCGCTTCAGCGTTTTGTACCGCAGGGAAGAGGATGGCTGGAAAATCATCCACCTTCATCATTCCATTCCGTATTTCGACCAACAAAACGGCGAATACTACCCGCACTCCCTCTCCCAAAAGGCGCGCGAAGCCCTTGAATTGGCCGAGGAATTCCAAAGGAAGTCCGAGCTTGACCTGATGACCGGCGTCTATAACCAGGAATCCTTCCGCAGGTACACCCGGGAGGCCCTGCTGTCCGGTCAGGCGGGGACGCTTTACGTCTTTGATCTTGACCATTTCAAAGAGGTGAACGACACCTACGGGCATATTACGGGCGATGCGCTGCTGAAGCTTTTCTCCGGGCTGCTGAAAAAATATTTTGCCGGGGATATTATCGGGCGGATCGGCGGCGACGAATTTGCCGTATACCAGGATGCGCCGAAAACCCGACCTGCGGACAGCGTTGATAAAATCCTTCGGATGGAAACGGAATACCATAAAGAGGCTGAAAAAATTTTAGGCGGCGGAAGCATCTGGAGCTGGTCCGCCGGCATCGGGACCTTGCGGAACGAAGAGCGCACCTTCACCGAACTGTTTGACCGTGTGGATAAAGCGCTTTACCGCGCCAAGCATTCAAACAAGGTCTACTGCTGGAGTGATAAAACATAA
- a CDS encoding acyl carrier protein produces the protein MFEKIVSILQEYSGEDKSLIVPEARLTADLGLNSLDVISIVVAFEDEFGVEISNEDLRTFQRVSDIEAYLEQHAARR, from the coding sequence ATGTTTGAAAAAATCGTTTCCATCCTACAGGAATATTCGGGAGAGGATAAAAGCCTTATCGTACCCGAGGCGCGGCTTACGGCCGACCTTGGGCTGAACTCCCTTGACGTCATCAGCATCGTCGTGGCGTTTGAGGATGAATTTGGCGTAGAGATATCCAACGAAGACCTGCGTACCTTCCAGCGCGTTTCAGATATTGAGGCCTACCTTGAGCAGCATGCTGCAAGGCGCTGA
- a CDS encoding AMP-dependent synthetase/ligase codes for MEEDVLKPYPYYETRPVTTLKDVITWPARRTPEKDAFRVRIDRKHYRGISWRQFEDDVNALGTALLSRGLGNAHIGVIGENSYEWVLVYMAVLCGVGVIVPLDRDLPAEKLAEQMQFADAKAVFFSKTYESMMREFSASLSGMELFSNMNGAETFGVTLGALLEEGRALLAKGDRAYLDAQPNTEKMAAILFTSGTSGTSKAVMLSQKNLITSFDCACKHISYTEDDVMLSVLPLHHAYESNCGILAMLHTSTVVCFNENLKYFFDNLKLFRPTGMSLVPMFSETMYKQVVEGAKRAGKYKKLTFGRRLSRFMQRLGLGVPRKLFRDVYEPFGGRFKKAFVGGAALDPQITAFFRDLGIVMLQGYGITECSPLVAVNREKYYNDSSVGPILPCCEVKIDGGEILVRGDNVMLGYYKNEEATREVFSDGWFRTGDLGRLDEKGFLHITGRKKNLIILSNGENISPEELETHLMRIPYVKEAVVYESKGVITAEIFPDMDAAQGQGITDVQAFLRGKADELNTRLPQYKQIQAVKFRDTEFEKTTTKKIKRFVLNK; via the coding sequence GTGGAGGAAGACGTTTTGAAGCCCTATCCTTATTATGAAACGCGCCCGGTGACCACTTTAAAGGACGTTATTACCTGGCCGGCGCGGCGCACGCCTGAAAAGGATGCATTCCGCGTCCGTATTGACCGCAAACACTACAGGGGAATTTCCTGGCGGCAGTTTGAAGACGACGTGAACGCCCTCGGTACGGCGCTCCTTTCCCGCGGACTCGGAAACGCGCATATCGGCGTGATCGGCGAGAACTCTTACGAATGGGTTCTCGTATATATGGCGGTATTGTGCGGCGTGGGGGTAATCGTTCCCCTTGACCGGGATCTTCCAGCCGAAAAGCTCGCGGAGCAAATGCAATTCGCGGACGCAAAGGCGGTATTCTTTTCCAAAACATATGAATCAATGATGCGGGAATTTTCCGCGTCTCTTTCCGGGATGGAACTTTTTTCAAATATGAACGGTGCAGAGACCTTTGGCGTAACGCTCGGCGCTTTACTCGAGGAGGGCCGGGCCCTGCTCGCAAAAGGAGACCGCGCATATCTGGACGCGCAGCCAAACACCGAAAAGATGGCGGCGATCCTCTTTACCTCCGGGACTTCCGGGACCAGCAAGGCCGTCATGCTTTCACAGAAAAACCTGATTACAAGCTTTGACTGCGCCTGTAAGCATATCAGCTATACGGAAGACGACGTTATGCTTTCCGTGTTGCCCCTGCACCATGCCTATGAAAGCAACTGCGGCATCCTGGCAATGCTCCATACGAGTACAGTCGTTTGCTTCAACGAAAACCTGAAATATTTTTTCGACAACCTGAAATTGTTCCGGCCCACCGGCATGTCGCTTGTCCCCATGTTTTCCGAGACGATGTATAAACAGGTTGTCGAGGGGGCAAAACGGGCCGGAAAATATAAAAAACTGACGTTCGGGCGCAGGCTCAGCCGCTTCATGCAGAGACTCGGCCTCGGCGTTCCCCGCAAACTGTTCCGCGACGTATACGAGCCGTTCGGCGGACGGTTCAAAAAGGCCTTCGTGGGCGGTGCAGCCCTCGACCCGCAGATCACGGCCTTTTTCCGCGACCTCGGAATCGTGATGCTGCAGGGATATGGGATCACGGAATGCTCCCCCCTTGTTGCGGTAAACCGCGAAAAGTATTATAATGATTCTTCGGTAGGGCCTATCCTTCCTTGCTGCGAAGTGAAGATCGACGGCGGGGAGATCCTGGTCAGGGGCGATAATGTGATGCTCGGCTATTATAAGAACGAGGAGGCGACGCGGGAAGTGTTTTCGGACGGCTGGTTCCGTACCGGCGACCTTGGGCGTCTGGATGAAAAAGGATTCCTGCACATCACCGGGCGCAAAAAGAACCTCATTATCTTAAGCAACGGAGAAAATATCAGCCCCGAAGAGCTCGAGACACACCTCATGCGCATCCCGTATGTAAAGGAAGCCGTGGTTTACGAAAGCAAGGGCGTTATCACAGCAGAGATATTTCCCGATATGGACGCCGCACAGGGCCAAGGCATAACGGATGTGCAGGCTTTCCTGCGCGGGAAGGCCGACGAGTTGAACACGCGCCTGCCCCAGTATAAGCAGATACAGGCGGTCAAATTCCGTGATACGGAATTTGAAAAAACAACGACGAAAAAAATTAAACGTTTTGTGTTGAATAAGTGA
- a CDS encoding alpha-ketoacid dehydrogenase subunit alpha/beta codes for MTKCLTIDPKKMRAPGKITFKDIPMNTYQKTVKDEVKNFTKEEFMHIYRDMWVVREFETMLNSIKTTGQYEGIEYNHPGPAHLGIGQEAAYVGQAFELGMDDFSFGSHRSHGEILAKGMSCIEKLSDEQLMEIMENFFDGETFAVVKEHTQYKEVKDMAREFLLYGMIAETWGRQTGFNRGLGGSMHAFFIPFGIFPNNAIVGGSAPISTGAALFKRVNQKPGMVICNIGDGSIGCGPVYESMNFATMDQYNTLWDEDHKGGLPIIYNIWNNSYGMGGQTCGETMGYEEVARLGAGLNPAEMHAERIDGMNPLAVIDAYRRKRKVIEDRQGPVLLDVVTYRVSGHSPSDSSSYRTKEEIAAWEAIDSIKVFGEQLVEAGVATAEELKEIELGIRKDMTWAVKLGKDETISPRIDLDKNPNAIADMMFTNLEIPSMDTTRKPDVLMPKDENPRVQKLAKKVRSAYDADGKPVSKNRTFQNRDAIFEAAIDKFYQDPTFIAYGEDNRDWGGAFGAYTNLTESIPYHRFFNSPISEAAIVGTSVGYAMAGGRVMSELMYLDFIGRAGDEVFNQMSKWQAMSGDVLKMPFVLRCSVGSKYGAQHSQDWSALCTHIPGLKVVFPATPYDTKGLLNAALNGTDPVIFLESQRTYDLGEMFQKEVPAGYYEVKIGEPDIKREGKDLTILTVGATLYRVTKAADILQEKYGISTEIIDARSLVPFNYEPVIESVKKTGKIIITGDACERGSHLKDFAQSISEMAFDYLDAPPVVVGAKNWITPAHELEEYFFPQPEWIVDAVHERIMPLPGHTCTTNQTILQQIENDKKGV; via the coding sequence ATGACAAAGTGTTTGACGATTGATCCGAAGAAAATGAGGGCACCGGGCAAGATCACATTCAAAGATATCCCGATGAACACCTACCAGAAAACGGTAAAGGATGAGGTAAAAAACTTTACAAAAGAAGAGTTCATGCATATTTACCGGGATATGTGGGTTGTCCGTGAATTTGAGACAATGCTCAATTCCATCAAAACGACTGGACAATATGAAGGCATTGAATATAACCATCCGGGCCCGGCCCATCTTGGCATCGGCCAGGAAGCGGCTTATGTCGGCCAGGCGTTTGAGCTTGGTATGGACGACTTTTCTTTTGGTTCCCACAGAAGCCACGGCGAGATCCTCGCAAAGGGGATGTCCTGCATAGAGAAGCTCTCGGACGAGCAGCTTATGGAGATTATGGAAAACTTCTTTGACGGCGAAACGTTCGCGGTAGTCAAGGAACACACGCAGTATAAAGAAGTCAAAGATATGGCACGTGAATTCCTGCTGTATGGCATGATCGCGGAGACGTGGGGCCGCCAGACAGGCTTCAACCGCGGGCTCGGCGGGTCGATGCACGCATTCTTTATCCCGTTTGGTATTTTCCCGAACAACGCGATCGTAGGCGGCAGTGCGCCAATCTCTACGGGCGCGGCGCTCTTCAAGCGTGTCAACCAGAAGCCTGGTATGGTCATCTGTAACATCGGCGACGGCTCCATTGGCTGCGGCCCTGTTTATGAGTCCATGAATTTTGCGACGATGGACCAGTACAATACCCTGTGGGACGAAGACCACAAGGGCGGCCTGCCGATCATTTACAACATCTGGAACAACAGCTATGGAATGGGCGGACAGACCTGCGGCGAGACCATGGGTTATGAAGAGGTCGCACGCCTTGGTGCGGGCCTCAACCCTGCGGAAATGCATGCAGAGCGTATTGACGGTATGAATCCACTCGCCGTAATCGACGCTTACCGCCGCAAACGGAAAGTGATAGAAGACCGCCAGGGACCGGTTCTCCTCGACGTTGTAACATACAGGGTTTCCGGACACAGCCCGTCCGACTCGTCTTCCTACCGCACGAAGGAAGAAATCGCCGCATGGGAAGCGATCGATTCCATCAAGGTATTCGGCGAGCAGCTGGTCGAAGCGGGCGTTGCGACGGCGGAAGAGCTCAAGGAAATCGAGCTTGGTATCCGCAAGGATATGACATGGGCGGTGAAGCTTGGCAAGGACGAGACCATCTCCCCGCGTATCGATCTTGACAAAAACCCGAACGCGATCGCGGATATGATGTTCACCAACCTTGAAATCCCGAGCATGGATACGACGAGAAAGCCCGATGTGCTGATGCCCAAGGATGAAAATCCGCGCGTGCAGAAGCTGGCGAAGAAAGTACGGAGCGCATACGACGCGGACGGCAAGCCTGTCTCCAAGAACAGGACGTTCCAGAACCGTGATGCGATCTTTGAAGCGGCCATCGATAAATTCTACCAGGATCCGACGTTTATCGCCTATGGCGAAGACAACCGTGACTGGGGCGGTGCGTTCGGCGCTTATACGAACCTCACGGAATCCATTCCGTACCACAGGTTTTTCAATTCCCCGATCTCCGAGGCGGCGATCGTAGGTACGTCCGTTGGCTATGCAATGGCAGGCGGACGCGTGATGTCCGAACTGATGTATCTTGACTTTATCGGCCGCGCGGGCGATGAGGTATTCAACCAGATGTCCAAGTGGCAGGCGATGAGCGGCGACGTTCTGAAGATGCCCTTTGTGCTCCGCTGCTCCGTTGGCTCCAAGTACGGCGCGCAGCACTCTCAGGATTGGTCGGCGCTGTGCACGCATATCCCGGGCCTCAAGGTTGTGTTCCCGGCAACGCCTTACGACACGAAGGGCCTCCTCAATGCGGCCCTCAACGGAACGGACCCGGTGATTTTCCTTGAAAGCCAGAGGACGTATGACCTCGGCGAAATGTTCCAGAAGGAAGTCCCGGCGGGCTATTACGAAGTGAAGATCGGCGAGCCGGATATCAAGCGTGAAGGAAAAGACCTGACGATCCTTACCGTCGGCGCGACGCTGTACAGGGTCACCAAGGCGGCGGATATCCTCCAAGAAAAATACGGTATTTCCACGGAGATCATCGACGCGCGCTCCCTCGTACCGTTCAACTACGAGCCGGTTATCGAATCCGTCAAGAAGACGGGCAAGATCATTATCACGGGCGATGCCTGCGAACGTGGTTCCCACCTGAAAGACTTCGCACAGTCGATCAGCGAGATGGCGTTCGATTACCTCGATGCACCGCCGGTGGTCGTGGGCGCGAAGAACTGGATCACCCCGGCGCACGAGCTGGAAGAATATTTCTTCCCGCAGCCGGAATGGATCGTCGACGCTGTGCATGAGCGCATTATGCCCCTGCCGGGCCACACCTGCACGACAAACCAGACGATCCTCCAGCAGATCGAGAACGACAAGAAGGGCGTATAA
- a CDS encoding MFS transporter, whose protein sequence is MKKTLLLIVTCIFWFSLYLYIPFLTPYLISLGVSATITGIIFGMHSFTQLVLRFPVGIKSDALGKQKPFIVMGLLFAAAAAVIMYFFPSPAMLFVGNVVSGFSSTMYVAFTVLYAKYYGKNETSRAMGTIGAVVEAGIFAAFLAGGFLYQKSGIRILFLASFLIGAVGVIVSLFVKEEPAKTVTIKKSDLLVIIKNRELLVSSVLCILVKAIVFATAFSFTPKIAQDIGAGGIETGVINALFIAASVLGSLFITTKAGVRLGNTRMTVIGFLILGGYAAAVPFVHSIPLLMAVQFIGGLGYASLTAIFMANAVRHLGPDQKAAGMGLYQALYSVGSALGPVLLGIFADAFSYTAGFLVIAGISAAGLVLTFFAGRKQLMD, encoded by the coding sequence TTGAAAAAAACACTTCTGCTTATTGTAACCTGTATTTTTTGGTTTTCTTTATACCTGTATATTCCGTTCCTTACGCCATACCTGATTTCGCTGGGTGTATCGGCGACGATTACGGGAATCATATTTGGAATGCATTCTTTTACGCAGCTCGTACTTCGCTTCCCGGTTGGAATCAAATCGGACGCGCTTGGAAAACAGAAGCCGTTTATCGTCATGGGGCTGCTCTTTGCCGCGGCGGCCGCGGTCATTATGTATTTCTTCCCCAGCCCGGCGATGCTGTTTGTCGGCAATGTGGTTTCCGGATTCTCAAGCACCATGTATGTGGCGTTTACCGTATTGTACGCAAAATATTACGGGAAAAATGAAACGAGCCGCGCTATGGGTACGATCGGCGCCGTAGTAGAAGCGGGAATCTTTGCCGCATTCCTGGCCGGAGGGTTCCTGTACCAAAAATCGGGGATACGGATTTTATTTCTGGCAAGCTTTCTTATCGGCGCTGTGGGTGTGATCGTTTCCCTGTTTGTGAAAGAAGAGCCGGCAAAAACGGTAACGATCAAAAAAAGCGATCTCCTGGTTATCATAAAGAACAGGGAGCTGCTCGTTTCGTCCGTATTGTGCATTCTTGTAAAAGCCATCGTATTTGCGACGGCGTTTTCCTTCACTCCAAAGATCGCACAGGATATCGGGGCGGGCGGCATTGAAACGGGCGTAATCAACGCTCTGTTTATTGCGGCGTCCGTGCTTGGCTCGCTTTTTATTACGACGAAAGCGGGGGTAAGGCTTGGAAATACGCGTATGACGGTAATTGGCTTCCTGATCCTCGGCGGATATGCGGCGGCGGTTCCGTTTGTGCACAGCATTCCGCTGCTGATGGCTGTGCAATTCATTGGGGGGCTTGGCTATGCCTCGCTGACGGCCATTTTTATGGCGAACGCGGTCAGGCACCTCGGCCCCGACCAAAAGGCGGCGGGCATGGGCCTTTACCAGGCGCTGTACAGCGTGGGATCGGCGCTCGGGCCGGTGCTGCTTGGGATTTTTGCGGATGCTTTTTCCTATACGGCGGGGTTCCTTGTGATTGCCGGGATTTCCGCCGCCGGGCTTGTGTTAACATTCTTTGCGGGGCGCAAGCAGCTTATGGACTGA
- a CDS encoding dihydrolipoamide acetyltransferase family protein, which yields MATAVIMPRQGQSVESCIITKWNKQVGDSVTEGDVLFSYETDKASFEEEAKVAGTLLAILAEEGDDVPCLENVCVIGEPGEDVSEFSAAATVDGGETAPAAQEAPAQAEAAPVAAAATGSVQAGGRIKISPRAKGIAENQNLDIKKAVPTGPNGRIIERDILELSKLGAEAMASAATAVCASAGAAVPEAEYEDVALPNIRKVIARSMHASLSEMAQLTHSFSFDATQVMAYRKIVKENAEKFGLANITFNDIILFAVSRVLLNHRDLNAHFLGDKMRYFTDVNLGMAVDTPRGLLVPTIFGANKMSLNEIAGAAKDLAKQAQEGTISPDLLVGASFTVSNLGTYGVEHFTPVINPPQTGILGVNNIQTKLKMVDGEAVPYQAMGISLTYDHRALDGAPASRFAQELCRTLENFMALLAK from the coding sequence ATGGCAACAGCGGTAATTATGCCAAGGCAGGGACAGTCTGTAGAAAGCTGTATCATCACGAAGTGGAATAAACAGGTGGGTGACAGCGTAACGGAGGGCGACGTTCTTTTCTCGTATGAGACGGACAAAGCGTCCTTCGAGGAGGAAGCGAAGGTTGCGGGCACGCTGCTCGCGATTTTGGCGGAAGAGGGCGACGATGTTCCGTGCCTCGAGAACGTATGTGTGATCGGCGAACCGGGCGAGGACGTTTCCGAGTTCTCGGCTGCGGCAACGGTTGACGGCGGAGAGACGGCCCCTGCGGCACAGGAAGCCCCTGCGCAGGCGGAAGCAGCGCCTGTGGCAGCTGCTGCAACGGGCAGCGTGCAGGCGGGCGGTCGGATCAAGATTTCGCCGCGTGCAAAAGGCATTGCGGAGAACCAGAACCTCGATATCAAAAAGGCGGTTCCCACAGGCCCGAACGGCCGTATCATCGAACGCGATATTTTAGAACTCTCCAAGCTTGGAGCGGAGGCAATGGCTTCCGCGGCAACTGCGGTCTGCGCATCTGCGGGGGCGGCAGTACCGGAAGCAGAATACGAGGATGTAGCTCTTCCGAATATCCGGAAGGTGATCGCAAGGTCGATGCACGCGTCCCTTTCCGAAATGGCCCAGCTGACGCACTCCTTTTCCTTCGACGCAACGCAGGTCATGGCGTACCGCAAGATCGTCAAGGAAAATGCGGAAAAATTTGGCCTCGCGAATATTACCTTCAACGATATCATCCTTTTCGCGGTATCGCGCGTGCTCCTGAACCACCGGGACCTCAACGCGCATTTCCTCGGGGACAAGATGCGCTATTTTACGGACGTGAACCTCGGTATGGCGGTGGATACGCCCCGGGGATTACTGGTGCCGACGATTTTCGGTGCGAACAAAATGTCGCTGAACGAGATTGCGGGGGCGGCGAAGGACCTGGCGAAGCAGGCGCAGGAGGGAACAATCTCCCCGGACCTTCTTGTGGGGGCGTCGTTCACGGTATCGAACCTGGGGACGTACGGAGTGGAACATTTCACGCCGGTCATCAACCCGCCGCAGACGGGCATCCTGGGAGTGAACAACATCCAGACGAAGCTGAAGATGGTGGACGGGGAAGCGGTGCCGTACCAGGCGATGGGAATTTCGCTGACATACGACCACAGGGCGCTCGACGGGGCGCCGGCGTCGCGTTTCGCACAGGAGCTGTGCAGGACGCTGGAAAACTTCATGGCATTGCTTGCTAAATAA
- the lpdA gene encoding dihydrolipoyl dehydrogenase: MSYDLVVLGGGPAGYLACERAAHEGLKVVLIEKRNVGGVCLNEGCIPSKTFLYSAKLKDGAEHGDKYGVKCRGIEIDHPAVVARKNKVVKTLTGGIASMLKGLKVEWVKAAGVIKGKGPDGYEVEADGKVYAGKRLLIATGSEAAMPPIDGLREQYEKGFALTNREILDIEAVPKKLVVIGGGVIGLEMASYFNSAGSEVTVIEMLEQIGGPIDADIAKLLKKNYEDKGITFKMGCRVTRIENGAVVYEEAGKQQKAECDKTLVCIGRKANTQGIGLESIGVLTERGAVVTDERMKTNLPEVYAAGDVNGKSMLAHTAYREAEVAINNMLGRKDKMKYNAIPGVIYTNPEVAGVGETEQSAKEKGLDVTIKKVPMQFAGRYVAENEGGNGFIKIIVDNKWNKLLGVHMITNYSSEIIWGADALVDKEMNIESIKKIVFPHPTVSEIIREAIWQL, encoded by the coding sequence ATGAGTTATGATTTGGTAGTTTTGGGCGGCGGCCCGGCGGGTTATCTGGCCTGCGAGCGCGCTGCGCACGAAGGCTTGAAGGTAGTTCTGATTGAAAAGAGAAACGTAGGCGGCGTATGCCTCAACGAAGGATGTATTCCCTCAAAGACGTTTCTTTATTCGGCAAAATTAAAAGACGGTGCAGAGCATGGCGATAAGTACGGTGTGAAGTGCCGGGGAATCGAGATCGACCATCCGGCGGTCGTCGCACGTAAAAACAAGGTCGTCAAAACGCTGACGGGCGGCATCGCCTCGATGCTCAAAGGCCTTAAGGTCGAGTGGGTGAAGGCGGCGGGCGTCATCAAAGGGAAAGGCCCGGACGGCTATGAGGTGGAAGCGGACGGAAAGGTCTACGCGGGCAAGCGCCTGCTGATCGCGACGGGAAGTGAAGCGGCAATGCCGCCGATCGACGGACTCCGCGAGCAGTATGAAAAGGGATTTGCCCTCACAAACCGTGAGATACTGGATATTGAAGCGGTACCGAAGAAGCTGGTTGTCATCGGCGGCGGGGTCATCGGCCTCGAAATGGCGAGTTATTTCAATTCGGCGGGCAGCGAAGTAACGGTGATCGAAATGCTTGAGCAGATCGGCGGGCCGATCGACGCGGATATCGCCAAGCTGCTCAAGAAAAATTATGAAGACAAGGGTATTACCTTCAAGATGGGCTGCAGGGTCACAAGGATCGAAAACGGCGCGGTCGTTTACGAGGAAGCGGGCAAGCAGCAGAAAGCGGAATGTGATAAGACGCTCGTGTGCATCGGCCGCAAGGCAAACACACAGGGCATCGGCCTCGAAAGTATTGGCGTTCTTACCGAGCGCGGCGCAGTGGTAACGGATGAGCGCATGAAGACGAACCTTCCTGAGGTGTATGCGGCGGGAGACGTGAACGGAAAATCCATGCTCGCGCATACGGCATACCGTGAAGCCGAGGTTGCCATAAATAATATGCTTGGCAGGAAAGACAAGATGAAATATAATGCGATCCCGGGCGTGATCTATACCAACCCGGAGGTTGCGGGCGTAGGCGAAACGGAGCAGAGCGCGAAAGAGAAGGGGCTTGACGTGACGATCAAGAAGGTCCCGATGCAGTTTGCGGGCCGTTACGTGGCGGAAAATGAAGGCGGAAACGGTTTTATCAAGATCATTGTGGATAACAAGTGGAATAAGCTACTCGGCGTGCATATGATTACGAATTATTCCTCCGAGATCATCTGGGGCGCGGACGCGCTGGTCGATAAAGAGATGAACATCGAGTCGATCAAAAAGATCGTGTTCCCGCATCCGACGGTCTCCGAAATTATCCGTGAAGCCATATGGCAGCTTTGA
- the rlmD gene encoding 23S rRNA (uracil(1939)-C(5))-methyltransferase RlmD translates to MKKNDLIELTIDDLGTDGQGIGHAEGLAVFVGGALPGETVRAKVIALKKNYAVGKLDEVLAPSPMRACPPCRVFGKCGGCTLQHLSYAAQLQFKQSHVQGCIQRIGKLEIPVNFPLPARHEYRYRNKAAFPVRQNGGQVDIGFYAAHSHRIVDVDDCKIEPSGLKIVMSQLRVWIVKNGVPVYDEATHTGLLRHIVLRENKAGEIMLVLCINGEDIPNRSHLIMLFEFVLPQVKSIILNCNTRQTNAILGGRSICIYGKDHLFETLGGLEFKIGPQTFLQVNSSQTEALYNTLFRMLALTPADTVLDLYCGAGTISLAAARRAKRVVGIEIVEEAVEDARFNAKLNGIETAEFFAGDTAALLPAVLGREAVTAVIADPPRKGLDESVVRTLASSGVPKIGYVSCNPSTLARDLALFTELGYRADVVQPVDMFPQTTHVECVTVLSRTCA, encoded by the coding sequence ATGAAAAAAAATGATTTGATCGAACTTACAATTGACGACCTCGGAACGGACGGTCAGGGAATCGGCCACGCGGAGGGGTTAGCTGTTTTTGTGGGCGGCGCCCTGCCCGGCGAAACGGTGCGCGCAAAGGTGATCGCACTCAAAAAAAATTACGCCGTGGGCAAGCTTGACGAAGTCCTCGCCCCCTCCCCCATGCGCGCCTGTCCGCCCTGCCGTGTGTTCGGCAAATGCGGCGGCTGTACTTTGCAGCACCTTTCCTACGCGGCGCAGCTCCAATTTAAGCAAAGCCATGTGCAGGGTTGTATACAGCGCATCGGCAAGCTCGAAATCCCGGTAAACTTCCCCCTGCCCGCGCGGCACGAATACCGTTACCGTAACAAGGCGGCCTTTCCGGTCCGGCAAAACGGCGGTCAGGTGGATATCGGGTTCTACGCAGCGCACTCACACCGCATCGTCGATGTGGACGATTGCAAGATCGAGCCTTCCGGCCTGAAGATCGTCATGTCCCAGCTACGGGTGTGGATCGTCAAAAACGGCGTCCCTGTCTATGACGAAGCTACGCACACCGGCCTTTTGCGGCACATTGTATTGCGGGAAAACAAAGCTGGGGAAATCATGCTCGTCCTGTGCATCAACGGCGAAGATATCCCCAACCGTTCCCACCTTATCATGCTGTTTGAATTTGTGCTTCCGCAGGTGAAATCCATCATATTAAATTGCAATACCCGGCAGACGAACGCCATCCTGGGCGGCCGTTCCATCTGCATTTATGGAAAAGACCATCTGTTTGAAACGCTCGGCGGACTGGAATTCAAGATCGGCCCCCAAACATTCCTGCAAGTAAATTCCTCGCAGACAGAGGCTCTTTACAATACCCTGTTCCGTATGCTCGCTCTTACTCCAGCGGACACTGTGCTCGATCTTTATTGCGGGGCGGGTACGATTTCTCTGGCTGCGGCGCGGCGTGCAAAAAGGGTAGTGGGTATTGAAATTGTGGAGGAAGCGGTAGAAGACGCCCGGTTCAACGCGAAACTCAACGGCATTGAGACCGCCGAATTTTTTGCGGGCGATACGGCCGCGCTTCTTCCCGCCGTCCTCGGGCGGGAAGCCGTCACCGCCGTGATTGCCGATCCCCCGCGCAAAGGGCTTGATGAATCCGTCGTACGCACGCTTGCTTCTTCCGGCGTGCCGAAGATCGGCTATGTGTCCTGCAACCCCTCCACGCTGGCGCGCGACCTCGCATTATTTACAGAGCTTGGCTATCGCGCGGATGTGGTCCAGCCGGTGGATATGTTCCCGCAAACCACACATGTAGAGTGCGTGACGGTGCTGTCCAGAACATGCGCCTGA